The Podarcis raffonei isolate rPodRaf1 chromosome 2, rPodRaf1.pri, whole genome shotgun sequence genome window below encodes:
- the LOC128409293 gene encoding zinc finger protein 691-like: MDQHVPTQEPASEESEEEAVVEVPVIEMEEEPMELPPENLADEVVGQNLGTQDWPRWPEGNEEQQPQQQQPQPPPQPQGEDQSVPDADGIFLKPEEPEEGKEKCPVAPRIRMQVMEAQNQSLKLEERSRSPCRSAAKFPTQLTERMPRSCSQCRKPFSCSTSLRSHQGAHTAMPYQCEECGKVFAHLANLRVHERGHVGPKTSRCPTCKISFARSLSNLTEHRRTQRDTLEQKYFPCVKIEGTQVLFQIGKAEERPHQCPHCGESFEDESSLREHEKTHRRRTT, translated from the coding sequence TTGAGGTGCCAGTGATAGAGATGGAGGAAGAACCAATGGAGTTGCCCCCAGAAAATTTGGCAGATGAAGTGGTAGGACAGAACTTAGGCACTCAAGATTGGCCAAGGTGGCCAGAGGGAAATGAggagcagcagccacagcagcagcagccacaaccACCGCCGCAGCCACAGGGAGAAGATCAGTCTGTGCCTGATGCGGATGGAATCTTCCTTAAACCAGAGGAACCGGAAGAGGGCAAGGAGAAATGTCCTGTTGCTCCTCGGATCAGAATGCAAGTGATGGAAGCCCAGAACCAGAGCTTGAAATTGGAGGAAAGGAGCCGCAGTCCCTGCAGAAGCGCCGCCAAATTTCCGACGCAGCTCACTGAAAGGATGCCTCGCTCGTGTTCGCAATGCCGGAAACCTTTCAGCTGCAGCACAAGCCTGAGATCACATCAAGGGGCCCACACAGCAATGCCCTACCAGTGCGAGGAGTGTGGCAAGGTCTTTGCTCACTTAGCCAACCTGAGAGTGCACGAGAGGGGCCACGTGGGGCCGAAGACTTCCAGGTGCCCCACCTGCAAGATCAGCTTTGCACGGTCCTTGTCCAACCTCACCGAACATCGGAGAACTCAGCGGGATACGTTGGAACAGAAATATTTTCCCTGTGTGAAAATCGAAGGCACCCAGGTGCTGTTTCAGATCGGGAAGGCAGAGGAGAGGCCACACCAATGTCCACACTGTGGCGAGAGTTTTGAGGATGAGTCAAGCCTTCGTGAACATGAGAAAACCCACAGGCGGAGGACCACCTAA